A DNA window from Trueperaceae bacterium contains the following coding sequences:
- a CDS encoding coenzyme A pyrophosphatase, producing the protein MNKTKLVNSLRENIKNEPPKTFHVDGFQRAAVLVPILLGPVGLEVLFTVRSLNLTNHPGQIAFPGGKVEQGEGVVNAARRETFEEIGLNIECGSIVGRLDDISSPAGYVATPVVAIQKKEDVLKLNPGEVSEAFRIELKELLDAEPTVEIGQRFGRDREVFTYSVGKRKIWGFTASILHNLLRILRTSHCL; encoded by the coding sequence ATGAACAAAACTAAACTAGTAAATAGTTTGCGTGAAAACATAAAGAACGAACCCCCTAAAACCTTTCATGTCGACGGTTTCCAGCGCGCTGCTGTCCTTGTCCCAATTCTCTTGGGACCAGTCGGTTTGGAAGTGTTATTCACTGTTAGATCTCTAAACTTGACAAATCACCCAGGCCAAATCGCTTTCCCAGGAGGAAAGGTGGAACAGGGCGAAGGAGTTGTTAACGCCGCAAGGCGAGAAACGTTTGAGGAGATCGGTCTAAACATCGAGTGTGGGTCAATCGTGGGGCGCCTTGATGACATAAGTTCGCCTGCGGGTTATGTAGCGACCCCAGTTGTAGCTATTCAAAAAAAAGAGGATGTGTTGAAACTTAATCCCGGAGAAGTATCTGAGGCGTTCAGAATTGAGTTAAAGGAACTACTTGATGCAGAACCCACGGTAGAAATTGGTCAAAGATTTGGTAGGGATCGTGAAGTATTCACGTATTCTGTTGGAAAGAGAAAAATATGGGGATTTACCGCTAGTATCTTACATAATCTCCTGAGGATCCTACGAACTTCACATTGCTTGTGA
- a CDS encoding nucleoside triphosphate hydrolase (functions in degradation of stringent response intracellular messenger ppGpp; in Escherichia coli this gene is co-transcribed with the toxin/antitoxin genes mazEF; activity of MazG is inhibited by MazEF in vitro; ppGpp inhibits mazEF expression; MazG thus works in limiting the toxic activity of the MazF toxin induced during starvation; MazG also interacts with the GTPase protein Era), whose protein sequence is MEELMSILRRLRQPDGCPWDQRQTHDSLRSYLIEEAAEAVDAIYDGDTEAIVEELGDVLLQIAFHAVIGEEEGTFGYSEIEKAIVEKLIRRHPHVFGSANVNGVNQVVANWEAIKREERGTAPVRNEVPNSLPALKRAAEICKLQKWDERRESEDLLNDYQDDPKYVADYLWAIVCLAVRHGIDPELELRDIINRKLTGS, encoded by the coding sequence ATGGAGGAACTTATGAGCATCCTTAGGCGGCTGCGGCAGCCGGATGGATGTCCATGGGACCAAAGGCAGACCCATGATAGCCTGCGTTCCTACCTAATAGAAGAAGCCGCTGAGGCAGTGGATGCAATTTACGATGGTGATACAGAAGCCATAGTTGAGGAGCTTGGAGATGTATTGCTCCAAATAGCATTCCATGCCGTTATCGGTGAAGAAGAGGGCACGTTCGGGTATTCAGAAATCGAAAAGGCAATAGTTGAAAAGCTAATCCGTCGCCACCCGCATGTATTCGGAAGCGCAAACGTAAATGGGGTTAATCAAGTTGTTGCTAATTGGGAGGCCATAAAAAGGGAAGAACGGGGGACGGCTCCAGTAAGAAATGAGGTCCCCAATAGCTTGCCAGCTTTAAAACGAGCTGCCGAGATCTGCAAACTCCAAAAATGGGACGAACGCAGGGAAAGCGAGGATCTCCTTAACGATTATCAAGATGATCCGAAATATGTGGCTGACTATCTTTGGGCCATTGTTTGTCTTGCTGTTCGACATGGGATAGATCCGGAATTGGAGTTGCGCGACATCATTAATCGGAAGCTTACAGGGTCGTGA
- a CDS encoding tRNA (guanine-N7)-methyltransferase, which yields MALSRLWYGSVGLYKQDWENDSSTRSFYPWRKKKFPVDWVDAFGFSGPLHVEVGFGDGRYLTDQAKAAANARFVGLEISGTSLYRAARRVRREGITNIRLLKVGAQFGLWHLFGHGEISSITINFPDPWPKERHRTNRLLRHSFLEAASSRLKPLAKIKLATDHFEYVVAAEEEVRATELFDVILTEPPKEVFGTKYAQKWTSLGKPIYYREFENRGIAKQISRPSLERVKVMPHAILKGTLSNETASFEKSIQQYADGHVIIHEVAKTIGVSQFRWMFRVTVNDPELVQQLLIVAHPRPDSNLIVRLETFGDPVITPTVRGAVHAVTEWLLDAVPSLVLLERNY from the coding sequence ATTGCGCTAAGCAGGTTATGGTATGGCTCTGTGGGGCTGTACAAACAAGACTGGGAAAACGATAGCAGTACCCGTTCTTTCTATCCATGGCGGAAGAAAAAGTTCCCCGTCGATTGGGTAGACGCATTTGGATTTTCAGGGCCCCTCCATGTGGAAGTAGGATTTGGCGATGGTCGATACTTGACTGACCAAGCAAAAGCGGCAGCAAACGCACGTTTCGTGGGCCTGGAAATATCTGGAACTAGTTTATATAGGGCAGCCCGGCGAGTTAGACGGGAAGGTATAACTAACATTCGTCTTCTTAAAGTCGGTGCGCAATTTGGGTTGTGGCACTTGTTTGGCCATGGAGAAATATCTTCCATAACGATTAACTTTCCTGATCCTTGGCCTAAAGAACGGCACCGTACGAATCGACTTTTGAGACACTCATTTCTAGAGGCTGCTTCTTCTCGGTTAAAGCCACTTGCAAAAATTAAACTTGCTACCGATCATTTCGAGTACGTTGTTGCTGCTGAAGAAGAAGTCCGGGCTACGGAATTATTTGACGTTATTCTAACGGAACCCCCGAAAGAGGTGTTCGGAACTAAATACGCCCAGAAATGGACGTCTCTCGGAAAGCCGATTTATTATAGGGAGTTTGAAAACCGTGGAATTGCCAAGCAAATTTCTCGCCCCTCCCTGGAAAGGGTCAAGGTCATGCCTCACGCCATCCTTAAAGGAACGCTTAGTAACGAAACAGCTTCATTCGAAAAAAGTATTCAGCAATACGCTGACGGTCACGTAATAATCCACGAAGTTGCAAAAACGATCGGTGTATCCCAGTTTCGTTGGATGTTTCGTGTGACAGTGAATGATCCTGAGCTAGTACAACAGCTTCTTATAGTAGCCCATCCGCGGCCTGACTCGAACCTTATTGTAAGGTTAGAGACTTTTGGCGATCCAGTTATCACGCCTACCGTTCGTGGCGCTGTGCATGCGGTAACGGAATGGTTGCTAGATGCCGTTCCGAGTCTCGTATTACTAGAAAGAAACTACTAA